GGCGGCTATTTTGGCGCTGGGATGGGCATCATGATGCTCGCCGTTATGTCCCTTTACGAAGGTTTGGATCTGCATCGGCTCAACGTCCTCAAAAACTGGCTGGCCGTGGTCATCAATTTTGGGGCTAGCATCATCCTCCTCAGCCAAAAGCTGGTTGACCTCCCTTTTGCCGCCGCCATGATGGTCGGGGCCTTGTTCGGAGGCTACGCTTCGGCGTTTCTTGCCCAAAAAATCGCCGCCGATAAGCTGCGGTTTGCCGTCGTGCTCTATGGCTTCGTGATGGTCGCGTATCTGTTCTGGGGGCTTTTCCGTGGGGCGTGATTGGGGCGTCGTCATCCCCGCCGGCGGGCTGGTCAAGGATCCTCTGGCGTCGGCCTTGGGAACCCCGCGCAAGGCACTGGCCATGATCGGGGGCGAAGCCTGTCTCTCCCGCACGTTGGATGCAGTCAAACAAGCTGGGTTCAACCGCATCGCCGTGGTGAGCGGAGAAGATGTGAGGCCATATGCCGACGGTGCGGTTTTCGTCCCCGAAGGGTCGGGGCAGATGGAAAACGCCTTGGCCGGGGTGGAAGCCTTGCCAGGGTGCGATTCGATCCTGTTCTTGCCTGCCGACACGCCATTTTTGCATGCTGAAGCCATCCGCCACTTCGTGGACGGCGTGGAACGCCAACTCGCAGGGGGCCAAGGAAAGTGGTTCTCGGCCGGGCTCTGCCCCTACCAAGAGTTCCTCAAGGTTCTCCCAGGGTTCGAGCACCCGCATATCCGCCTTGCCGACGGCGACTACATGAGCGGGGCATTTTTTGCAACGAGCCGGGAAGGGTTTTTGGATGCGGTTGAGCAATTCAAAGGGTTTTCCAAGAGCCGCAAAAGCCAGGTCGGCATGCTCTTGAGGATCGGACTGTGGCCCATGGCCAAATACCTCCTACACCGCATGACTCTGGAAGAGGGGATCCGAGTCCTTTCCAAAGTTTTCAGCGGCACCGGAATTGTCGTCCCAGATTGCGATCCGTGGGCCATGGCCGACATCGACACGGTGGACGAATATCGCCGGCTTGCTACGGAATCTGGCCCAGGCAGCTCAGCGTAGCTACCAACGCGGCGGCGGCTTCCCGGCCTTTGTTGCCCAGTTTGAGCCCGGCCCTCTCCAGGGCTTGCTCTTGAGTTTCGGGGGTCAGGATCCCCCAAGAAACCGGCTTGCCGGTCTCCATCTGCAAGCCCATCAATGCCGAACCGACATCACCAGCCAAAAGCTGGGCATGGGTAGTCGCTCCTTGCAGGATGCACCCAAGGGCCACCACACCGTCGCAATCCCGCAATAGCTTTTTGGCGACCACCGGGATCTCCCAAGTCCCCGGCACTTGAACGACGACGACTTCTGGCCCCCCTGAAGAGGCGAGGGTGGAAAGGCACCCATCGAGCAGGGCATTGGTGACCAACTCATTCCATTGGCTCACCACCACGCCGATCTTTTTGCCCTGGGCGTCTGCTTTGCCGTGGATCCGATCCATCACGGTAAGTATGGGCGATCTGGTCCGGCACAGGAGGGGGCAAAGGGCGGGAAGTACAATCTGCCCCTGGCAAGCCCGATGCTCGAAAAACTCACCGAGATCGAAAAGAAATACGAAGCGGTCCAAGAGCGGCTCATGGATCCCGCCATCGTCGCCGACCCCAAGGAAATGCGGTCGCTGGGCAAAACGCGCGCCGAACTCGAACCCGTCGTCGCCGCCATCCGTGAATACAAATCGGTACTGCTCCAAATCCAAGAAGCTGAAGAACTCCTCAGTGACCCGGAAATGAAAGAGTATGCCCTTGAAGAATTGGCCATCCTCAAGCCGCAGATCCCCGGGCTGGAAGAACGGCTCAAATTCCTTCTCCTGCCCAAAGATCCCAACGACGACAAGGCCGTCATCATCGAAATCCGCCCCGCTGCCGGAGGGGACGAGGCTGGGCTGTTTGCCGCCGAACTGTTCCGCATGTACACCCGGTATGCCGAACGCAACAACTGGAAATACGACGTGATCGAATTCGAGGAAACCGGGATCGGCGGGGCCAGCCGGGTGGTCTTCAGCATCGACAAAGACGGGGCCTACAGTCAACTCAAGCACGAATCCGGCGTCCACCGCGTCCAGCGGGTCCCCGCCACCGAATCTGGCGGGCGCATCCACACCAGCACCGTCACGGTGGCCGTGATGCCCGAAGCCGAAGAAGCAGAAATCGAAGTCGACGAAAAGGATCTGGAAATCTCGACGTTCCGGAGCTCGAGCGCCGGCGGGCAGCACGTCCAAAAAAACGAGACCGCCATCCGCATCATCCACAAGCCGACCGGAGTGGTCGTCACCTGCCAAGACGAAAGGAGCCAACAGCAGAACAAACTCCGGGCCCTTAGTGTGCTCCGGGCAAAACTCTACGAAGCCGAGCAAGATAGGATCGCCAAAGAACGAGGCGAACTCCGCAAAGGGCAAATCGGTTCGGGAGACCGCAGCGAGAAAATCCGGACTTACAACTTTCCCCAAGACCGCCTCACCGACCACCGGATCGGTTTGACTGTCCACTCCCTGCCCTTAGTCATGGATGGGGATATCCAAAAGGTCATCGACGCTTTGGTCCAAGAACACCAAGCCAGATTGCTTGCCGAAACACAAGATTCAGCCCTATGACCAGGTAATTCACACGTGGCTCAACGGCCATTCCGGCGGAACAAACCCGCTTGGTGAAAGGGATGGCAAAGGGCATCATCGCGTTTTTGACACTTGGCGGCTTGGCCGCTTGCAGTTTTGGCCAGGTGACAGGCCTCGTCACGATTCCGACGGCCGATACGATCGGCCCGCGGGAAATCGAATTCGGCCACTCGGTTTCGGGCACCGAGCATGCGGTTTCTAAACAGTACTCCCACAGCGCTTATGTGTTGGCGGGGTTGCACGACCGTTTTGAAATCGCCGGGGCAACCGACTACCTGGGGGGCCAGGCATGGGGATTTAAGTTCGTCCCCATCCGCAGTGCGGACGACAAGTACGCCATCGGAATCGGGGCTCAGAACATCAACGGAGGCCAAAGCGACCTATTCGCCATGGTCCGGGCCAACTTTGGCCCCGCCAACCTGCACGCGGGATGGACACGGGATAGCGACCACCGCGGACTTGTCGGGGTGGATTATTCCGTCGACCGGTGGACTTTGGGACTCGACCATTCTGGCAACGCGGACGGGGCAACCAACTTTGGCGTGTGGTACGACCTGGGCCAAGGATTCACCCTGTTCGGGTCGTTCAGCCGGCCCAATATGTCCAGCGAGCCCGAGGGCCACAGCTTTATGCTGATCTATGGCACCCGGTTCTAGCCGGGCGTTCAATCGCGGACGGCGCTAATGGGGAGGCGGGCAACCCCGCCTTCTTCCAAGGCTTTGCGCTGGCCGGAATCGACCGATAGGTGGACTTGGTCGCCAGCCGAGTGGAACCGAGGGGTTCCGGCCATCCGCGTATGGTAGGCGTCGAACGAAACGGTCGCCGTCTTGCCGGCAACCCGGACAGTCCATGTTTCGCGGATGCGCTCACCTCGGCGACCCAGCGTTACCGAATGCCGGTCAACGGAGCTGATTTCGACCTCGACAGGGGTGGAGGCAAGGGCGGCGGCAAGGAGGAGAACCATATATCCGAAAAGCTTATCAGACCTCGTTCCAAACCGGGGGTTATCAGGGAATACCCGCTGAATTGCCGGGCCGTTCCGTCACGGTTTGTACAACAGGTAGGGCTCCCGCAGCTGCTTGAACTGTTCAACCTCGAATTGCCAAGAAGCAATGATGTGTTCCGGCGACTTTCCGACCGACAGGTCGGCTTCAAGTCGGGAAGTCCCGGCAAGCTTAGCCATCCAACTGGAGTTGAAAAACCGGACACGATCCAACCCTTTTGTTTGCCGGAAAAACTCGGCTACTAAGTGGATGCCCAGCTCGACGGGTCGGACTGCCGCAGGATCGGTGACCGAGATTTGGATCCCGTGGAGCGGACGGTCTTGGAACCGGGGGCTTTCGGACATGCCTTTGATTGAGCGGGGGGTGAACGGCATCGCCGAAACAACCACTCCGGGCAGATGGGCCCCGTTGAGGCGCTTGGCGGCTTCGGCTGAATCCAAGTACGGGGCGCCCAGGGTCAAAAATGGTTTGTCCGTCCCGCGCCCCTCGCTGGCATACACCGACTCAAAAAGGCAGCTGCCGGGATAAACAAGTGCTGTTTCGAAGTCCGGGATATTGGGTGAAGGTGCTACCCAACTGAGGCCCGTTCGCGAAAACAACTCGCCCCGGCGCCACCCGCTGGCCTTTTCAACCCGCAAATCCAACGCCTCCACACCGGGAACCCACTTTTCGCCTTGGATCATCTGAGCCAGTTCGCCGGCGGTCAAGCCGTATTGGATCGGTACGGGGTATTGCCCGACAAACGATTCGTACTTGTCCTCGCGGACATACCCGCTGACCTGTTGGCCTCCCAGGGGGTTGGGCCGGTCGAGGATCAGAAATGGGATGTGCGCTTTTGCCGCCGATTGCATGCAAAGCCCCAAAGTGGAGATATAGGTGTAAAACCGAGCCCCGATGTCTTGGATGTCGTAAACCAAAATGTCGCAGCCCTCCAACTGTTTTGGCGTTGGTTGGCGGTTGCTCCCATAGAGGCTATACACCGGGACACCGGTGCGCGCATCGGTCGAATCGCCGACTTTCGCACCCGCATCCGCTTCGCCCCGCAGTCCGTGTTCCGGGCCGAAAAGGGCCACCAGCTTGATTTTCGGGTTGTCGAAGAGCGCGTCGATGAGGTGCTGGTTGCCAACAACGGCGGTGTGGTTGGTCACCAATCCAACCCGGTGGCCTTCCAGCGATGCAAAGCCGTTGCGCTCCATCACTTCGGCTCCGGTTTGGACACGGGCGACGGCGGCAAGGCAGCAAAGAGGGGCCAACATACGGACAAACCGTCCGTGAGTTTACGGGTTTTTGGGACAAAGCGACAGGCAAGGGTTCCGAACCGTCATAGTAACTACCGGAAAGAGTGACCAAAACCGACGTTTGCGAAGTCGAAGCCGCAGCCTGTGACAAGCGACCTGGGCGGCCGAGATGCCAAGAAGCCCACAAGAAGATCCTCGAAGCGGCGCTGGCCGAAGTGGCAGAGCATGGCTACGAGGCGCTCAGCATGGAAGCGATCTCACAACGGGCCCACGTCAGCAAGGCCACGGTGTACCGCCGGTGGAACAGCAAAGCCGACCTGATGCTCGATGCGATGGAATTGGCCGGATGTGGCAAGTTCTGCACGGCAGGAACCGGGACATTGCGTGGGGATTTGGAAAAGCAGGTTTCGGCGCTCGTCGAATTCCTCAACGGGCCAGAAGCCAAAACGATCCGGGCCGTCATTGCCGCTGTCCAAAGCGATGCCGAACTCGCCGAGCGGTTCCGCCAAGGGTGGACAGACAAGCGCCACCGTGTTTTTGAGCACGCATTTTCCGAGGCCGTCGAACGCGGTGAATTGTCGCCGGAAACCGATTTCGAACTCTTGATCGACCTCATCTGGGGGCCAGTCTATTATCGGTTCGTCAGCAGTTTCGACCCCATCGAAGGGTGCTTGTCCAGCCGGATCTTGGACAAGGTGTTACCCGCTTTCACCCAAAGGTGAGCGTTTCGCCGACAAAGACGGTAGCCTTTGCCGATGCTCCCGCTTGTGGCGGCAACCCTCATGGCAAGCACGATAGAATCCGCCGGCTATTCGTTTGGCCCCGTCCCATCCCGGGAGAACGGGAACTACCTGGCCAACCGGGCACCGCTCACCGCGACCCCGTTCTTGGAACTTCCGGCCGGGGTGGTTAAGCCCCGGGGGTGGGTGGCCGAGGTTCTCAACCGGCAACGGCATGGGTTGAACGGGAACCTCGGAGAAATCAGCGCTTGGCTCCAAAAATCCGACAACGCCTGGCTCAGCCCGGAGGGTAAAGGCGCCTGGGGTTGGGAAGAGGTTCCCTATTGGCTCAAGGGTTACGCCGAAATGGGATACATCTTGGGCGACAAAACCGTCATTGCCGAAGCCCAAACTTGGATCGAAGCGGTTTTGGCCAGCCAAAAGCCAGATGGCAACTTCGGCCCCGTCACAACCGACGAGAACGGGGTGGAAGATTTCTGGCCCAAGATGATCATGCTGTATGTGCTGCAGTCTTATTACGCGCACAGCCACGACAAACGGGTTATCGACCTAATGGAGGAGTTTTTCCGGTACCAGTTGGCATACCCCGAAGACCGATTTCTCAAAATGTATTGGCAATCCCGGAGGACTGGGGACAACCTCCATTCTGTGCTTTGGCTCTATAACCTCACGGGCGAGGAATGGCTGCTTGACCTGGCCCGGAAAATCCACCGGTGCGGGATCGATTGGACCCCCCGCGACACCCCGCCAGACCAGTGCATGGAATCGATGCCGGATTGGCATAACGTCAACATTGCGCAGGGGTTCCGAGAGCCGGCAATTTACAGCCAGGTCAGTGGCAAGGAGAGCGACAAAGCCGCCAGCACCGATGCGTTCCGCACCGTCCGCCGCTATTTTGGGCAGGTGCCGGGCGGAATGTTCGGAGCCGATGAAGATGCCCGTCCCGGCTATTCGGATCCCCGGCAGGCGGTCGAAACCTGCGGCATGGTGGAGCAGGTCAACTCTGACCTGGAAATGCTGCGCATCACCGGCGACCGGTTTTGGGGAGACCATGTCGAAGATGTCGTGTTCAACACCCTGCCCGCGGCCTACATGCCGGATATGAAGTCACTGAGGTACCTCACGGCCCCAAACATGGTGCTCAGCGACGACCAAAACCACAGCCCAGGCATCCAAAACCGTGGCCCGTTCTTGATGATGAACCCATTCAGTTCCCGGTGTTGCCAACACAACCACGGCATGGGCTGGCCCTATTTGATTAAGAACCTGCTGATGGCATCCGCCGACCGGGGGGTTTTGGCCGCCGTCTATGCCCCGTTCGAGGCAAAAGTGAAGGTCGGCAACGGGCAGACGGTCGCCATCGCGCTTGAAACCCACTACCCGTTCGAGGAGACTTTGAGGTTTGCGGTGGATCCCGACGTGCCCACGGCTTTCCCCTTCTATTTTCGCATCCCGGCCTGGTGCCGTTCGCCGGAGGTCAAAATCAACGGCCGCGAGGTCCCGCTCCCTGGGTTGGTGGGGCCATTTTTGAAGATTGACCGGACATGGAGCCGGGGTGACCAGGTGGAAGTCAAATTCCCAATGGCGGTGAGCCTGCGCACTTGGACCGCCAACAAAGGCAGCGTCAGCGTCGATTACGGCCCGTTGACGTTCTCCCTGAGGATTGAGGAGATTTACGAGCGGGCCGATAGCATTTCCGGAGCGATCGGCGACAGCAAATGGCAACCCGGTGCCGACCCGGAAAAATGGCCCTCATTCCTGATCAAACCGGGTTCGGCATGGAACTTTGGGCTTTTGCCCGGTAGGCAGTTCGATATCGAACGCAAACTGTGGCCGAAGGATGATTACCCCTGGACCCTGCAAGCCGCCCCGTTGGCGATCCACGCCCGCGGAAAGAAGATCCCTGGTTGGACTCTGGACGAACACGGCCTTTGTGGCACATTGCCCCCAAGCCCGATCCATGCCGATGGTGCCGAGCAGCCTATCGAGCTCGTCCCGATGGGGGCGGCTCGGCTCCGGATCAGCGCATTCCCGGTTGTGGAATAGGCTTTTTCGCGGCTTATTGCCGGATCCGGCTGCCTGGGTCTTTGACCGGGGAATGGGCTTGGAAGTAGGCGATCAGCGCTTCCAAATCCACAAACCCCGTGTCGATGCGTTGGCCCTTGGCCTCTTTCAAAACCGTGTGGCCGTCACCCCCGCCAGAAGTGAAGTTGCTGAACGTCACTTTATAGGACTTGGTGGGTTCGATGGCTTGCCCGTTAAAGGTGGCCGAAACAACCTTGCCCCCTTGCACTGTGTAAACAAATCCGTTGCTCGGCAACAGTTGGCCCCCCGTCCCGACCCCTTGTTGGAGGGCGGCCAGCAGTTCCGACCCTTTCAAATCCAAAACGACGAGCTGGTTGCCAAACGGGCAGACCTCGGCCAGTTGGCCATAGGTGACCTTGCCTTTTGACAGCTGGCTGCGGACCCCGCCAGCATTCCAAAACCCGAATTGGGC
Above is a genomic segment from Armatimonadota bacterium containing:
- a CDS encoding nucleotidyltransferase family protein — its product is MGRDWGVVIPAGGLVKDPLASALGTPRKALAMIGGEACLSRTLDAVKQAGFNRIAVVSGEDVRPYADGAVFVPEGSGQMENALAGVEALPGCDSILFLPADTPFLHAEAIRHFVDGVERQLAGGQGKWFSAGLCPYQEFLKVLPGFEHPHIRLADGDYMSGAFFATSREGFLDAVEQFKGFSKSRKSQVGMLLRIGLWPMAKYLLHRMTLEEGIRVLSKVFSGTGIVVPDCDPWAMADIDTVDEYRRLATESGPGSSA
- the ribH gene encoding 6,7-dimethyl-8-ribityllumazine synthase, giving the protein MDRIHGKADAQGKKIGVVVSQWNELVTNALLDGCLSTLASSGGPEVVVVQVPGTWEIPVVAKKLLRDCDGVVALGCILQGATTHAQLLAGDVGSALMGLQMETGKPVSWGILTPETQEQALERAGLKLGNKGREAAAALVATLSCLGQIP
- the prfA gene encoding peptide chain release factor 1 translates to MLEKLTEIEKKYEAVQERLMDPAIVADPKEMRSLGKTRAELEPVVAAIREYKSVLLQIQEAEELLSDPEMKEYALEELAILKPQIPGLEERLKFLLLPKDPNDDKAVIIEIRPAAGGDEAGLFAAELFRMYTRYAERNNWKYDVIEFEETGIGGASRVVFSIDKDGAYSQLKHESGVHRVQRVPATESGGRIHTSTVTVAVMPEAEEAEIEVDEKDLEISTFRSSSAGGQHVQKNETAIRIIHKPTGVVVTCQDERSQQQNKLRALSVLRAKLYEAEQDRIAKERGELRKGQIGSGDRSEKIRTYNFPQDRLTDHRIGLTVHSLPLVMDGDIQKVIDALVQEHQARLLAETQDSAL
- a CDS encoding DUF1343 domain-containing protein; the encoded protein is MLAPLCCLAAVARVQTGAEVMERNGFASLEGHRVGLVTNHTAVVGNQHLIDALFDNPKIKLVALFGPEHGLRGEADAGAKVGDSTDARTGVPVYSLYGSNRQPTPKQLEGCDILVYDIQDIGARFYTYISTLGLCMQSAAKAHIPFLILDRPNPLGGQQVSGYVREDKYESFVGQYPVPIQYGLTAGELAQMIQGEKWVPGVEALDLRVEKASGWRRGELFSRTGLSWVAPSPNIPDFETALVYPGSCLFESVYASEGRGTDKPFLTLGAPYLDSAEAAKRLNGAHLPGVVVSAMPFTPRSIKGMSESPRFQDRPLHGIQISVTDPAAVRPVELGIHLVAEFFRQTKGLDRVRFFNSSWMAKLAGTSRLEADLSVGKSPEHIIASWQFEVEQFKQLREPYLLYKP
- a CDS encoding TetR/AcrR family transcriptional regulator, giving the protein MTKTDVCEVEAAACDKRPGRPRCQEAHKKILEAALAEVAEHGYEALSMEAISQRAHVSKATVYRRWNSKADLMLDAMELAGCGKFCTAGTGTLRGDLEKQVSALVEFLNGPEAKTIRAVIAAVQSDAELAERFRQGWTDKRHRVFEHAFSEAVERGELSPETDFELLIDLIWGPVYYRFVSSFDPIEGCLSSRILDKVLPAFTQR
- a CDS encoding glycoside hydrolase family 127 protein, with amino-acid sequence MASTIESAGYSFGPVPSRENGNYLANRAPLTATPFLELPAGVVKPRGWVAEVLNRQRHGLNGNLGEISAWLQKSDNAWLSPEGKGAWGWEEVPYWLKGYAEMGYILGDKTVIAEAQTWIEAVLASQKPDGNFGPVTTDENGVEDFWPKMIMLYVLQSYYAHSHDKRVIDLMEEFFRYQLAYPEDRFLKMYWQSRRTGDNLHSVLWLYNLTGEEWLLDLARKIHRCGIDWTPRDTPPDQCMESMPDWHNVNIAQGFREPAIYSQVSGKESDKAASTDAFRTVRRYFGQVPGGMFGADEDARPGYSDPRQAVETCGMVEQVNSDLEMLRITGDRFWGDHVEDVVFNTLPAAYMPDMKSLRYLTAPNMVLSDDQNHSPGIQNRGPFLMMNPFSSRCCQHNHGMGWPYLIKNLLMASADRGVLAAVYAPFEAKVKVGNGQTVAIALETHYPFEETLRFAVDPDVPTAFPFYFRIPAWCRSPEVKINGREVPLPGLVGPFLKIDRTWSRGDQVEVKFPMAVSLRTWTANKGSVSVDYGPLTFSLRIEEIYERADSISGAIGDSKWQPGADPEKWPSFLIKPGSAWNFGLLPGRQFDIERKLWPKDDYPWTLQAAPLAIHARGKKIPGWTLDEHGLCGTLPPSPIHADGAEQPIELVPMGAARLRISAFPVVE